The following coding sequences lie in one Planctomycetia bacterium genomic window:
- a CDS encoding DNA-binding response regulator has translation MHVAIVEDDPLLARSISQAVEERGHHCTWVSDGAQAARDMTLASADLVVLDLMLPKVGGMELLRAARAAGIRTPVIVLTAFGTVPERLAGFAAGADDYVVKPFALDELLARIEALRRRSSDGPAAEIAVGPIVLHVGRRQATIDGRTTDLTPTEASILELLMRHSGQVVTRSMLCTHAWGFTWDGPTNVVEVHINRLRGKIDKGRNDSLINTIRGRGYALVTD, from the coding sequence ATGCACGTCGCCATCGTCGAGGATGATCCGCTCCTCGCCCGGTCCATTTCCCAGGCGGTCGAGGAACGCGGTCACCACTGCACCTGGGTGTCCGACGGCGCCCAGGCGGCCCGCGACATGACCCTCGCCTCCGCCGACCTCGTGGTGCTCGATCTGATGCTGCCCAAGGTCGGCGGGATGGAGCTGCTGAGGGCGGCCCGGGCCGCCGGGATCCGCACGCCGGTGATCGTCCTCACGGCGTTCGGCACCGTGCCGGAGCGGTTGGCGGGCTTCGCGGCCGGCGCCGACGACTACGTCGTCAAGCCGTTCGCCCTCGACGAACTGCTGGCGCGGATCGAGGCCCTGCGGCGCCGCTCGTCGGACGGGCCCGCGGCGGAGATCGCGGTCGGCCCCATCGTGCTGCACGTCGGCCGCAGACAGGCGACGATCGACGGCAGGACGACCGATCTCACGCCCACCGAGGCCAGCATCCTCGAACTGCTGATGCGCCACTCCGGGCAGGTCGTGACCCGCAGCATGCTCTGCACGCATGCCTGGGGCTTCACGTGGGACGGTCCGACGAACGTCGTCGAGGTGCACATCAACCGCCTGCGCGGCAAGATCGACAAGGGACGGAACGACTCGCTGATCAACACCATCCGGGGCCGGGGCTATGCGCTGGTCACTGACTGA
- the guaA gene encoding GMP synthase [glutamine-hydrolyzing] — translation MTSSAPSRPGERPAHTAAQPHTPNAQQLERVLVLDFGSQYAQLIARRVREQHVYCEIVRHDIDADRVRALAPRGIILSGGPASVYETGAPRCDPRLFDLGIPVLGICYGMQLVCDALGGRVGRAEAREYGRATCDVLTDDPLFAGVPARTEVWMSHGDQVADVAADFVPLAGTATCPLAAVRHRSRPVYGLQFHPEVTHTPAGGRILANFLRSACGCSGSWRLEDFAASMIAEIRSRVGRDRVICGLSGGVDSAVVAALLSRAIGDQLSCILVDNGLLRRNEAAAVIEEFTGHFKTDLHVVPAADRFLAALAGVTEPQEKRRRIGRVFVECFNDEAAKISGARFLAQGTLYPDVIESGAAPDGPAATIKLHHNVGGLPEDMQFELIEPLRDLFKDEVRRLGLQLGLPERIVWRHPFPGPGLAVRCLGEVTGPRLDRLREADAIVLEELDRAGLMRTVSQAFAVLLPVQSVGVMGDARTYDDVLAVRAVETEDFMTADWSHLPYEVLAAISTRVINEVRGVNRVVYDVSSKPPATIEWE, via the coding sequence ATGACCTCCAGCGCACCCTCGCGGCCCGGGGAACGGCCGGCCCACACGGCCGCGCAGCCGCACACCCCCAACGCGCAGCAACTCGAACGCGTCCTCGTCCTCGACTTCGGATCCCAGTACGCACAGCTGATCGCCCGCCGCGTCCGCGAGCAGCACGTCTACTGCGAGATCGTCCGACACGACATCGACGCCGACCGGGTCCGGGCCCTCGCCCCGCGCGGAATCATCCTCTCGGGGGGGCCGGCGAGCGTCTACGAGACCGGGGCGCCGCGCTGCGATCCGCGGCTCTTCGACCTCGGCATCCCCGTGCTCGGCATCTGCTACGGCATGCAGCTGGTCTGCGACGCCCTCGGCGGCCGAGTGGGCCGGGCCGAGGCCCGCGAGTATGGCCGGGCGACGTGCGACGTCTTGACCGACGACCCTCTGTTCGCCGGGGTGCCGGCCCGGACGGAGGTCTGGATGAGCCACGGCGACCAGGTCGCCGACGTGGCGGCGGACTTCGTGCCACTGGCGGGCACGGCAACCTGCCCGCTGGCCGCCGTGCGGCACCGGTCGCGACCCGTCTACGGGCTGCAGTTCCACCCCGAAGTCACGCACACGCCGGCCGGCGGGCGGATCCTCGCCAACTTTCTCCGCTCGGCATGCGGCTGCAGCGGCTCGTGGCGGCTGGAGGACTTCGCCGCCTCGATGATCGCCGAGATCCGCAGCCGGGTCGGCCGCGATCGGGTGATCTGCGGCCTGTCGGGGGGCGTCGATTCGGCCGTCGTGGCCGCGCTCCTGTCGCGGGCAATCGGCGACCAGCTCTCCTGCATCCTCGTCGACAACGGCCTGCTGCGTAGGAACGAGGCGGCGGCGGTGATCGAGGAGTTCACGGGACACTTCAAGACCGACCTGCACGTGGTGCCGGCCGCCGACCGGTTCCTGGCCGCGCTCGCCGGGGTCACGGAGCCGCAGGAGAAGCGGCGCCGGATCGGCAGGGTGTTCGTGGAGTGCTTCAACGACGAGGCGGCGAAGATCAGCGGCGCCCGGTTCCTCGCCCAGGGGACGCTCTATCCCGACGTCATCGAAAGCGGCGCCGCCCCGGACGGGCCCGCCGCCACGATCAAGCTCCACCACAACGTCGGCGGCCTGCCGGAGGACATGCAGTTCGAGCTCATCGAGCCGCTCCGCGACTTGTTCAAGGACGAGGTCCGCCGGCTGGGCCTGCAGCTCGGCCTGCCCGAACGGATCGTCTGGCGGCATCCGTTCCCGGGGCCGGGCCTCGCCGTCCGCTGTCTCGGCGAGGTGACCGGGCCGCGGCTCGACCGGCTGCGGGAGGCCGACGCGATCGTGCTCGAGGAGCTCGACCGGGCCGGGCTGATGCGCACGGTGTCGCAGGCCTTCGCCGTCCTCCTCCCCGTGCAGAGCGTCGGTGTCATGGGGGACGCGCGGACCTACGACGACGTGCTGGCGGTCCGGGCGGTGGAGACCGAGGACTTCATGACGGCCGACTGGAGCCACCTCCCCTACGAGGTGCTGGCGGCGATTTCCACCCGCGTGATCAACGAGGTCCGGGGGGTCAACCGGGTCGTCTACGACGTCTCCTCCAAGCCCCCGGCCACGATCGAGTGGGAGTAG
- the surE gene encoding 5'-nucleotidase SurE, translating into MDILLTNDDGIFAPGLEALGRVLRTLGDVHTVAPATEQSGVGHAITFLTPLTAKEIFVAGASRGWAVDGSPADAVKLGISAFCPRRPDLVVSGINSGLNAGINVLYSGTVAAAIEGAFFGITSIAVSLEWDEHADYARASEIALDVISALLARRPAAGSLFNLNIPTRALRGTPELRVVPMSVARYGEAFERRHDPRGRPYYWATNEPPPPPSPLESDVTALAAGAVTLTPLDYDLTHRAGLDALAEGPWQIRTAWITRP; encoded by the coding sequence ATGGACATCCTGCTCACCAACGACGACGGCATCTTCGCCCCCGGGCTCGAGGCCCTCGGGCGGGTCCTCCGCACCCTTGGTGACGTGCACACGGTCGCCCCGGCCACGGAGCAGAGTGGGGTCGGGCATGCGATCACGTTTCTAACCCCGTTGACGGCGAAGGAAATCTTCGTCGCGGGCGCGAGCCGGGGCTGGGCCGTCGATGGCAGTCCGGCCGACGCCGTCAAGCTCGGGATCTCCGCGTTCTGCCCGCGTCGGCCCGACCTCGTCGTCAGCGGCATCAACAGCGGCCTCAACGCCGGGATCAACGTGCTCTACTCCGGCACAGTGGCGGCGGCCATCGAGGGGGCGTTCTTCGGGATCACGAGCATCGCAGTGTCGCTCGAATGGGACGAGCACGCCGACTACGCACGGGCCTCCGAGATCGCCCTCGACGTGATCTCCGCGCTGCTCGCCCGCAGGCCCGCGGCCGGCAGCCTGTTCAACCTCAACATCCCGACGCGGGCCCTGCGCGGCACGCCCGAGCTGCGGGTCGTGCCGATGAGCGTGGCCCGCTACGGCGAAGCCTTCGAACGCCGGCACGACCCGCGCGGCAGGCCCTACTACTGGGCGACGAACGAGCCGCCGCCCCCCCCCTCGCCGCTGGAGTCGGACGTGACGGCGCTGGCGGCGGGAGCCGTGACGCTGACACCGCTCGACTACGACCTCACGCATCGCGCCGGCCTCGACGCGCTCGCAGAGGGGCCGTGGCAGATCCGGACGGCCTGGATCACCAGACCCTGA
- a CDS encoding hydrolase phosphatase, whose translation MHQPAFVFFDLGNVLFLFDRPRSFRQMSAVSGADPGRIHEVVMEGGLQARLERGAIDWGEFHAEFSRRTETKSDAADLALAASDMFTLNVAIVPVIAALERAGCPIGILSNTCDPHWRHLVDAGYAILPGHFSPIVLSHEVRQMKPEPEIYSTAARLAGVPPERIFFCDDLPDNVAAARQAGWDAEVFESTTGLLAALGRRGINLA comes from the coding sequence ATGCACCAGCCCGCGTTCGTGTTCTTCGACCTCGGCAACGTCCTGTTCCTGTTCGACAGGCCGCGGTCGTTCCGGCAGATGAGCGCCGTCAGCGGCGCCGATCCCGGACGGATTCACGAGGTGGTGATGGAGGGAGGTTTGCAGGCGCGGCTGGAGCGTGGGGCGATCGACTGGGGAGAATTCCATGCGGAGTTCTCCCGGCGCACGGAAACCAAGTCGGACGCGGCCGACCTGGCGCTCGCCGCCAGCGACATGTTCACGCTCAACGTCGCCATCGTCCCAGTGATCGCGGCCCTGGAGCGGGCAGGCTGCCCGATCGGCATCCTCTCGAACACCTGCGACCCGCACTGGCGGCATCTCGTCGACGCCGGCTACGCGATTCTGCCGGGGCATTTTTCGCCGATCGTGCTCAGCCACGAGGTGCGGCAGATGAAGCCCGAACCGGAGATCTACTCCACGGCGGCCCGCCTCGCGGGCGTGCCGCCGGAGCGGATCTTCTTCTGCGACGACCTGCCGGACAACGTCGCCGCTGCCCGGCAGGCCGGCTGGGACGCCGAGGTCTTCGAATCGACGACCGGCCTGCTGGCCGCCCTCGGCCGCCGCGGGATCAACCTCGCGTGA
- the lolI gene encoding xylose isomerase yields the protein MTGSAATPESPVPRRSFLARSSAVALGLGAIDVVAQADPAPAPRPPDAAPAPWKYCLNTSTIQGQVVPLVDQIEVARRAGYDSIEVWLRDIDTFQRGGGMLADARKRIADAGLTVESAIAFAPWIVADDAAHAKAIDQAKRDMETIVAIGGTRIAAPPAGAVDGERLDLDQAGRRYRALLEAGRQVGCIPQLEVWGFSRNLSRLEEVLYVAAAARHPDACVLPDVYHLYRGGSNFDDLALLAGSKIHVFHVNDYPDLPRDAITDADRVYPGDGVAPLIRILRTVTASGFRGVLSLELFNPTYWRMPPLDNATEGLRKMRAAVERARAG from the coding sequence ATGACCGGTTCTGCCGCGACTCCCGAGAGCCCGGTCCCGCGCCGCTCGTTTCTGGCCCGATCTTCCGCCGTCGCACTCGGGCTCGGGGCGATCGACGTCGTCGCGCAGGCCGATCCGGCGCCGGCGCCGCGCCCACCGGATGCCGCACCGGCGCCCTGGAAATACTGCCTCAACACCAGCACCATCCAGGGCCAGGTCGTTCCCCTTGTCGATCAGATCGAGGTCGCCCGGCGGGCGGGCTACGATTCGATCGAAGTCTGGCTGCGCGACATCGACACCTTCCAGCGCGGCGGCGGGATGCTCGCCGACGCCCGTAAGCGGATTGCCGACGCCGGCCTGACGGTCGAAAGCGCGATCGCCTTCGCGCCATGGATCGTCGCCGACGACGCCGCGCACGCGAAGGCCATCGATCAGGCGAAGCGGGACATGGAAACGATCGTCGCCATCGGTGGCACGCGGATCGCGGCCCCGCCGGCGGGAGCAGTCGATGGGGAGCGTCTCGATCTCGACCAGGCGGGCCGGCGCTATCGGGCCCTGCTCGAAGCCGGTCGCCAGGTCGGGTGCATCCCGCAACTCGAGGTCTGGGGCTTTTCCCGAAACCTGTCCCGGCTCGAGGAGGTCCTGTATGTGGCCGCGGCCGCACGGCATCCCGACGCCTGTGTGCTGCCGGACGTCTACCACCTCTACAGAGGCGGTTCGAATTTCGACGACCTGGCGCTGCTGGCGGGCAGCAAGATCCACGTATTTCACGTCAACGACTATCCAGACCTGCCGCGCGACGCGATCACGGATGCCGATCGCGTTTATCCGGGCGACGGCGTCGCGCCGCTGATCCGGATCCTCAGGACCGTGACGGCGAGCGGCTTCAGGGGCGTGCTTTCGCTGGAACTGTTCAACCCCACCTACTGGCGCATGCCGCCACTCGACAACGCGACGGAGGGCCTGCGGAAGATGCGGGCGGCCGTCGAGCGGGCCCGCGCCGGTTGA